In a single window of the Bacteroidota bacterium genome:
- a CDS encoding metallophosphatase domain-containing protein: MKFITISDTHGQHDKLILPPGDVIIHAGDLSKRGKEHEVKSFLDWFSSLDYTYKIFIAGNHDFLFEQYPEEKVRALIPDDVIYLNDSGVRIEGIHIWGSPVSPWFFDWAFNRQRGKDIDKHWQLIPPDTDILITHGPVFSIHDRTIRGQLVGCEDLLLKVKEIKPGVHICGHIHEAYGQVQVDDTLFINASVLDEDYVLKNEPVVFWADFSTGSLDRSISYHL, from the coding sequence ATGAAATTCATCACCATTTCCGATACACATGGCCAGCATGATAAACTCATTCTTCCTCCCGGCGATGTAATTATTCACGCAGGCGATTTAAGCAAGCGCGGAAAAGAACATGAAGTGAAGAGTTTTCTGGATTGGTTCTCATCGCTCGATTATACATACAAAATATTCATTGCCGGGAATCATGATTTTCTATTTGAGCAATATCCTGAAGAAAAGGTGCGCGCACTGATTCCTGATGATGTAATTTACCTCAACGATAGTGGCGTACGGATTGAGGGCATACACATCTGGGGTTCGCCGGTGTCGCCGTGGTTTTTCGACTGGGCCTTTAACCGGCAGCGGGGCAAGGACATTGATAAACACTGGCAACTCATTCCGCCGGATACGGATATTCTGATTACACACGGCCCGGTGTTTTCCATTCACGACCGCACCATTCGCGGGCAGCTGGTAGGATGCGAAGATTTATTGCTCAAAGTAAAGGAAATAAAGCCGGGTGTGCATATCTGCGGCCATATCCATGAAGCTTACGGACAGGTGCAGGTTGACGATACTTTGTTTATCAATGCGTCGGTGCTGGATGAAGATTATGTGCTGAAGAATGAACCTGTAGTGTTTTGGGCTGATTTTAGTACCGGATCTTTAGATCGCAGCATATCTTACCACCTGTAA
- a CDS encoding hydrolase, whose product MRKRKKYPCPCCRHNTLPEKAGGTYFICPVCFWEDDPLQHQNRELSGGANRVSLNEAQKNYEEFGACEKAMIIHVRSPLKSELRAINRKQKM is encoded by the coding sequence ATGCGAAAACGCAAAAAATATCCTTGTCCTTGTTGCAGACACAATACACTTCCTGAAAAAGCCGGAGGAACCTATTTTATTTGTCCTGTTTGTTTTTGGGAAGATGATCCGCTGCAACATCAGAATAGGGAATTGAGCGGAGGGGCAAACCGGGTATCACTGAATGAGGCACAGAAGAATTATGAAGAATTCGGAGCCTGTGAAAAAGCGATGATAATTCATGTGCGTAGCCCGTTAAAATCAGAATTGCGCGCAATTAACCGGAAGCAGAAAATGTAA
- a CDS encoding VCBS repeat-containing protein, with amino-acid sequence MNLRLLFPALFLASSLVAQIPSIDWTYPLTAPAFGSSAAADMDGDGYYEIVFTTYTNDGKAHCLNAEDGSVKWIFDIGGCGDVAPLIYDVNNDDTLDVIVNGSCNPTLFCINGASGQLIWSVPSGGGDSPPVVANIDADPFPEIFFCNFNGQLRIVNGENGTVNKTIQVDPNGSTIQTEPALVDVNTDGRLDIIMASHYNLNGLYVWAYDYVSEDTIWTNFTTDSSTYNAYHGGAVADVDGNGDLEYVIGSNNGLVRALNVQNGSVLWSRSIPKSCMAALSVADLDGDGSLEVVVTNNDWVTFDERIWVLDGITGSTEWSYSTTFSSFRGCAIADINGNDTLDLVAGYFMGEVIAVEPYNGLLWNLNLFPQFPPGLPYLLVDHGPLVADFDRNGTMDVFVVAGYGTYTPDSLNTGKAFMIEAGAGSCPEWLMFRHDVFRTGYLPQSEIDSLCVTVSVPQLADDASDFTVYPQPADELVYVECAPGAEIQILDATGKLVMRAFAMTGKTELSISSLPAGCYILSVSEGQYSTRQKLFVK; translated from the coding sequence ATGAACCTCCGTTTACTCTTTCCTGCATTATTTCTGGCGAGTTCGCTGGTTGCTCAGATCCCTTCAATCGACTGGACATACCCGCTCACTGCACCCGCTTTTGGCTCGTCGGCTGCGGCTGATATGGATGGGGATGGTTACTACGAAATTGTATTTACCACCTATACCAACGATGGCAAAGCGCATTGCCTCAATGCCGAAGATGGGTCAGTGAAGTGGATTTTTGATATTGGCGGATGCGGTGATGTAGCTCCGTTAATTTACGATGTAAACAACGATGATACGCTTGACGTAATCGTGAACGGTTCCTGCAATCCAACCTTGTTTTGTATTAACGGAGCCAGCGGACAATTAATCTGGAGTGTGCCTTCGGGCGGAGGCGATTCGCCGCCAGTTGTGGCAAACATTGATGCTGATCCCTTTCCCGAAATTTTCTTCTGCAATTTCAACGGGCAGTTGCGCATTGTAAACGGCGAAAACGGAACGGTAAACAAAACCATTCAGGTTGATCCCAATGGCTCCACCATTCAAACCGAACCTGCTTTGGTGGATGTGAATACCGACGGACGATTAGACATCATCATGGCCAGCCACTACAACTTAAACGGATTGTATGTGTGGGCTTATGATTATGTGTCGGAAGATACAATCTGGACAAACTTTACCACTGACTCTTCAACGTACAATGCTTATCATGGCGGCGCAGTGGCTGATGTGGACGGGAATGGCGATCTGGAATATGTAATTGGTTCGAACAATGGTCTGGTGCGTGCGCTCAATGTGCAAAATGGTTCGGTGTTGTGGTCGAGAAGTATTCCTAAGAGTTGCATGGCTGCATTGTCTGTGGCGGATTTAGACGGCGACGGTTCGCTTGAAGTAGTGGTTACGAATAATGATTGGGTCACATTTGATGAACGGATATGGGTACTTGACGGCATTACAGGCAGTACAGAATGGTCGTATTCAACCACGTTTTCATCGTTCAGAGGATGTGCCATTGCCGATATAAACGGGAACGATACGCTTGACCTTGTAGCGGGCTATTTTATGGGCGAAGTAATTGCGGTTGAGCCATACAACGGATTACTGTGGAACCTTAATCTCTTTCCGCAGTTCCCGCCCGGATTGCCTTATTTGCTTGTCGATCACGGCCCGCTGGTGGCTGATTTCGACAGGAACGGAACGATGGATGTATTTGTGGTAGCGGGCTACGGCACCTACACACCCGATTCGCTGAACACTGGGAAAGCATTTATGATTGAAGCCGGCGCCGGCAGTTGCCCCGAATGGCTTATGTTCCGGCACGATGTATTTCGCACAGGCTACCTTCCGCAGTCGGAAATTGACTCACTGTGTGTAACTGTATCTGTGCCGCAATTGGCAGATGACGCTTCTGATTTTACAGTTTATCCGCAACCTGCTGATGAACTTGTATATGTAGAGTGTGCGCCCGGCGCCGAGATACAAATTCTGGATGCCACAGGTAAACTGGTAATGCGAGCTTTTGCCATGACAGGAAAAACGGAATTAAGCATCAGTAGCCTTCCTGCCGGGTGTTATATTCTTTCAGTAAGCGAAGGACAGTATTCAACGCGGCAAAAATTATTTGTAAAGTAA
- a CDS encoding DUF1801 domain-containing protein, with protein sequence MNTAISAYNNAQENEDQAVCNTLAKLIDAELSEAESKIWHAHPVWFLDGNPIVGYSKQKKGIRLMFWSGAGFEEENLNVLGDKFKDASVFYNHTSEIATAELSRWLSKSRNIQWDYKNLVKRKGKLERLK encoded by the coding sequence ATGAATACCGCTATTTCTGCATACAACAACGCGCAAGAAAACGAAGATCAGGCAGTCTGTAACACACTCGCCAAATTGATTGACGCTGAACTTAGCGAAGCCGAAAGCAAAATCTGGCATGCGCATCCGGTTTGGTTTTTGGACGGTAATCCGATAGTGGGTTACAGCAAGCAGAAAAAGGGCATCAGGCTTATGTTCTGGAGCGGAGCCGGTTTTGAGGAGGAAAATCTGAATGTGTTAGGGGATAAGTTTAAAGATGCATCGGTTTTCTATAACCATACTTCTGAGATTGCTACAGCTGAGCTGTCCCGCTGGCTGAGTAAATCGAGAAACATTCAGTGGGATTACAAAAACTTAGTGAAGCGCAAAGGTAAACTCGAACGGCTGAAATAA
- a CDS encoding M48 family metalloprotease: MKKYLILPILFISSLALAQPAAPVRVGPLQPAGKLPASFTTPSHLIAQQEAERRKAAGDPMDEGEMEFTTEVNYYSQQRLTSGLILYNDPMSTYITDVARLLLKDDTALFNKLRFYVYKTPEPNAFTSATGVIMITVGMLAQVDNEAQLAYILSHEIMHYKQKHMLKGFRKREKLEEQTGNAPSYMWSRSYFQFTREHELEADAMGFDLYSKSNYRAHEALRMFDVLEYSDLPFDDMTFDTLWFNRGDMKVPGGYFRKEVDPIYSDDNYEDRNSTHPNVRKRRMALISSVDSVSEEGRQLYIISKEKFIQFRERSRYEVCRLHMLVRDYPEAIYCAYMLLQKHPNDIYLEKMIGYALFNLTTYSQTKSQGNMFFDPSQMFMSYRGGRYSRLSTGGFYRLPNWEKMTGQQQQLFHLFDKLEPDELTVLTLTYNWDLYRADTTDRFQAQLCDSLFSMLVFKQNLPRSYFSTISAEAARQKLRDDSLQRAKDVGETGDSKYSRLDKFKLNSDKERFVKFAFVDLLKDSLFIERFNYYTAQRTSFVDADETPEWLLRRGMSKKEREEWKKYREESGCEIDRLVVICPEYETYQQKKRKERELEQDYTASENGQVSLCGVIRREASAQGVQTILLSPFEMDSLDTDSFAAMATLNEWFFERLRHGNNRYTMTLNNKHETDSIAALYNVRYIMFTAVESATRKRIQRPVLYTVTCVIFPPALYKLFIPQVRYQFESAVLDLKTGEVIYYNYEIKRKGKEKEQTNKYYNKLFKKLKAKKLPKPLPPKEEVPPEEAHKQ, translated from the coding sequence ATGAAAAAATACCTTATTCTCCCGATTTTATTTATTTCTTCGCTCGCACTGGCGCAGCCTGCCGCTCCTGTGCGTGTGGGGCCGCTTCAGCCTGCCGGTAAACTCCCCGCCAGTTTTACCACGCCCAGTCACCTGATTGCCCAACAAGAGGCCGAACGCCGCAAAGCCGCCGGCGATCCGATGGACGAAGGCGAAATGGAATTTACCACCGAGGTAAATTACTATTCGCAGCAACGCCTTACATCCGGCCTCATCCTTTACAACGATCCGATGAGCACCTACATTACCGATGTAGCCCGGCTGCTGCTGAAAGACGATACTGCGCTGTTCAACAAGCTGCGCTTCTATGTGTATAAAACACCCGAGCCAAATGCATTTACATCGGCCACGGGTGTAATTATGATTACCGTAGGTATGCTGGCGCAGGTTGACAATGAGGCTCAGCTCGCCTACATCCTTTCGCATGAAATAATGCACTACAAGCAGAAACACATGCTGAAAGGCTTCCGTAAACGCGAAAAGCTGGAAGAGCAAACCGGCAATGCGCCAAGCTATATGTGGAGCCGCAGTTACTTTCAGTTCACACGTGAGCATGAACTTGAAGCGGATGCAATGGGGTTTGATCTCTACAGCAAATCGAACTACCGGGCACACGAAGCCCTGCGCATGTTTGATGTGCTTGAATATTCGGATTTACCGTTTGACGATATGACGTTTGACACGCTGTGGTTTAACCGTGGCGATATGAAAGTACCCGGCGGCTATTTCCGTAAAGAGGTGGATCCGATTTATTCGGATGACAACTACGAAGACCGCAACAGCACACACCCCAACGTGCGCAAACGCCGTATGGCCCTTATCTCGTCGGTTGACAGTGTGAGTGAAGAAGGCCGGCAGCTTTACATTATTTCGAAAGAAAAGTTTATTCAGTTCCGCGAGCGTTCGCGTTATGAAGTGTGCCGCCTGCACATGCTTGTGCGCGATTATCCCGAAGCCATTTACTGCGCCTACATGCTGCTGCAGAAGCATCCGAACGATATTTATCTCGAAAAGATGATCGGTTATGCGCTGTTTAACCTTACCACCTACAGCCAGACCAAGAGCCAGGGCAATATGTTTTTCGACCCCTCGCAAATGTTTATGAGCTATCGTGGCGGCCGTTATTCAAGACTCAGCACGGGCGGTTTTTATCGTTTGCCCAACTGGGAAAAAATGACCGGACAGCAGCAGCAGCTGTTTCACCTGTTTGATAAACTGGAGCCCGACGAATTAACTGTACTTACCCTTACCTACAACTGGGATTTGTATCGTGCCGATACTACCGACAGGTTTCAGGCGCAGCTTTGCGACAGTTTGTTTTCCATGCTGGTGTTTAAGCAAAACCTGCCACGCAGCTATTTCTCCACAATTTCGGCTGAAGCTGCGCGACAGAAACTGCGTGACGACTCATTGCAGCGTGCAAAAGATGTGGGCGAAACCGGTGACTCGAAATACTCTCGACTCGACAAATTCAAACTCAATTCAGACAAAGAGCGTTTTGTAAAGTTTGCGTTTGTGGATTTACTCAAAGACTCGCTTTTTATTGAACGTTTCAATTATTACACCGCGCAACGCACCAGTTTTGTGGATGCCGACGAAACACCCGAATGGCTGCTTCGTCGCGGAATGAGCAAGAAGGAAAGGGAGGAATGGAAAAAATACCGTGAAGAATCAGGGTGTGAAATAGACAGGCTCGTGGTGATTTGTCCGGAATATGAAACATACCAGCAAAAGAAACGCAAGGAGCGTGAACTGGAGCAGGATTATACGGCAAGTGAAAACGGACAGGTATCGCTTTGCGGCGTGATTCGCCGTGAGGCTTCAGCTCAAGGCGTACAAACCATTTTACTTTCACCGTTTGAAATGGACAGCCTCGACACTGATTCGTTTGCGGCGATGGCCACATTGAATGAATGGTTTTTTGAACGCCTGCGTCATGGAAACAACCGTTACACCATGACGTTGAACAACAAACACGAAACTGATTCAATTGCGGCCTTGTACAACGTGCGCTACATCATGTTTACTGCGGTAGAATCGGCCACACGCAAACGCATCCAGCGCCCGGTGCTTTACACTGTAACCTGTGTTATTTTCCCTCCTGCGCTTTACAAACTGTTCATACCGCAGGTACGCTATCAGTTCGAATCGGCCGTGCTTGATTTGAAAACCGGCGAAGTGATTTATTACAATTACGAGATAAAGCGCAAAGGCAAGGAAAAAGAGCAGACCAACAAATACTACAACAAGCTCTTCAAGAAACTGAAAGCGAAAAAACTGCCCAAACCTCTACCGCCCAAAGAAGAAGTACCACCCGAAGAAGCGCATAAACAGTAA
- a CDS encoding M48 family metalloprotease, which translates to MINSPRLQLLAAFIGCLFASALFAQLPDMRNFRRPVSNGPLPTDFVTPTAEKYKNDLEKVDKSQQQSIQDAEDEFYLLTNFQVDQMRFSGEVLVNDSMGLFVNQVADSLLVHDPELRKKLHFYILRTPVVNAFATDQGVIFVTVGLLTRVRNEAELAFVLAHEIIHFKRRHVVTGFLETEKMRTGTEQYEGITLNNRFYKKHSYSRTQETQADEEGFELMLKSGYDPHAAVKGFDLLAQADFPFTDTTFTRSFFEGQYFLLPSKYQADTIKPYKVDEEDGDNDLATHPSVGKRRRGMMRKFKSATDTTGAYFLVSEKQFYRVRMMARFEECALHSDEGNYRDAVYMTYAMLQYYPGNPYLEKEMARALYGSVLDKNMTFDFGDLASLLGNIFVITGGDMGSSEKPTGEMGRFNRLVNKTESEAWNVLALRYAWAVHLKYPNDADVATWTTGLFRELTFFHEMKQSDFQSSDSLWIRLGNIAAADTTLKKKPKSDSPRDRFQCAVDNYDIDSIYTDVEYWSFAFIEELKDARFVEMFKKSTAFADSVKQVNEILDQMSGTEERRYRRRRKSELLGPQGIQRVVLVDPQFAVYDQRKERVPIDITASLEGRAEFVAELRRSAALCNINLTLLDQTVLDTSSAAAFNDMNTASRWLSVREDVRPSKLMPYSQEDMQALAKKYGTNYFMWTACYVYRDKRRVQAIRAAGALILPIAPHVIYRLFTPTESVTFVTIVYDVSTGKLVYSRNTEMSNQRHTKSRLRLHVYDLMRQLSNPKK; encoded by the coding sequence ATGATAAACTCTCCCCGTTTGCAGCTGCTTGCTGCATTTATTGGCTGTTTGTTTGCTTCGGCGTTGTTTGCCCAGCTGCCCGATATGCGCAATTTCCGCCGGCCGGTTTCCAATGGTCCGCTGCCGACTGATTTTGTGACCCCCACAGCCGAAAAGTATAAAAACGACCTTGAGAAGGTAGATAAAAGCCAGCAGCAGTCTATACAGGATGCGGAGGACGAATTTTATCTGCTCACCAATTTTCAGGTTGATCAGATGCGTTTCAGTGGCGAAGTGCTGGTGAATGATTCGATGGGGCTTTTTGTAAATCAGGTGGCCGACTCGTTGCTGGTACACGATCCGGAGTTGCGCAAAAAGCTGCATTTCTATATTCTGCGCACGCCGGTTGTTAACGCATTTGCCACTGATCAGGGCGTAATTTTTGTAACTGTGGGGCTGCTTACCCGCGTGCGGAATGAAGCCGAGCTGGCGTTTGTACTGGCGCACGAAATTATTCACTTCAAGCGTCGCCATGTGGTTACAGGTTTTCTCGAAACCGAAAAAATGCGCACAGGCACCGAGCAGTATGAAGGCATTACGCTGAACAACCGTTTTTACAAAAAACACAGCTACTCGCGCACGCAGGAAACACAAGCCGACGAAGAAGGATTTGAACTCATGCTCAAGTCGGGCTACGATCCGCATGCGGCGGTAAAAGGTTTCGATTTGCTTGCGCAGGCTGATTTCCCGTTTACCGACACCACCTTTACCCGCTCATTTTTTGAAGGCCAGTATTTCCTGCTTCCGTCAAAATATCAGGCCGACACAATTAAGCCCTACAAGGTTGACGAAGAAGACGGCGACAACGATCTGGCTACGCACCCCAGTGTAGGCAAGCGCCGCAGAGGCATGATGCGCAAGTTTAAAAGCGCAACCGATACAACGGGCGCGTACTTTCTTGTGTCGGAAAAACAGTTTTACCGTGTGCGCATGATGGCACGTTTTGAAGAATGCGCCCTGCACAGCGATGAAGGCAACTACCGCGATGCTGTTTACATGACCTATGCCATGCTGCAGTATTATCCCGGCAATCCGTATCTCGAAAAAGAAATGGCACGCGCCCTTTACGGCAGTGTACTGGATAAAAACATGACATTCGATTTTGGCGATCTGGCGTCATTGCTGGGAAATATTTTTGTGATTACCGGTGGTGATATGGGCAGCAGTGAAAAGCCCACCGGCGAGATGGGCCGCTTTAACAGACTGGTAAATAAAACCGAGTCGGAAGCGTGGAATGTGCTGGCGTTGCGTTATGCCTGGGCTGTACATTTGAAGTATCCGAACGATGCTGATGTAGCCACGTGGACAACCGGACTATTCCGCGAGCTTACCTTTTTCCACGAGATGAAGCAAAGTGATTTCCAGAGCAGCGATTCGCTCTGGATCCGGTTGGGTAATATTGCTGCGGCCGATACTACACTGAAGAAAAAGCCGAAGTCTGATTCGCCCCGCGATCGTTTTCAGTGCGCGGTGGATAATTATGATATTGATTCCATCTATACCGATGTGGAATACTGGTCGTTTGCATTTATTGAGGAGTTGAAGGATGCCCGTTTTGTGGAGATGTTTAAAAAATCGACCGCGTTTGCCGACAGTGTGAAGCAGGTAAACGAAATTCTCGACCAGATGAGCGGAACTGAAGAGCGCAGATACCGCCGCCGCCGGAAGTCGGAACTGCTGGGGCCGCAGGGCATACAGCGTGTGGTACTTGTGGATCCGCAGTTTGCCGTGTATGATCAGCGTAAAGAGCGGGTGCCGATTGATATTACAGCCTCGCTTGAAGGCCGTGCCGAATTTGTGGCCGAGCTCCGGCGTTCGGCCGCATTGTGCAACATCAACCTTACGCTGCTTGATCAGACTGTGCTTGATACATCATCAGCTGCGGCATTTAACGATATGAATACCGCCAGCCGCTGGCTTTCCGTGCGCGAAGATGTGCGTCCGTCTAAACTCATGCCATACTCACAGGAAGACATGCAGGCGCTGGCCAAAAAGTACGGCACCAATTATTTTATGTGGACAGCCTGCTATGTGTATCGCGATAAACGACGTGTGCAGGCCATACGTGCTGCGGGCGCACTCATTCTGCCCATTGCACCGCATGTAATTTACCGTCTGTTTACACCCACAGAAAGCGTAACCTTTGTGACAATCGTGTACGATGTATCGACCGGTAAGCTGGTGTACAGCCGGAATACAGAAATGAGTAATCAGCGTCACACCAAATCGCGTTTGCGTTTGCATGTGTATGATCTCATGCGTCAACTCTCCAACCCCAAAAAGTAA
- a CDS encoding DUF2200 domain-containing protein, whose amino-acid sequence MKVTSEHNERIARMTFASVYPHYVRKAENKGRTVAELHQVIEWLTGFGETQLQTLIDEKVTFETFFNRATLNSNAHLITGVICGYRIEEIDNPLTRQVRYLDKLVDELAKGKKLEKILRS is encoded by the coding sequence ATGAAAGTCACTTCCGAACACAATGAGCGCATTGCCAGAATGACTTTTGCTTCGGTATATCCGCATTATGTGAGAAAGGCCGAAAACAAAGGACGCACGGTGGCCGAACTTCATCAGGTGATTGAATGGCTCACTGGTTTCGGCGAAACCCAACTACAAACACTCATCGACGAAAAAGTAACATTCGAAACTTTCTTCAATCGCGCCACACTTAATTCGAATGCGCATCTGATTACCGGTGTAATTTGCGGTTACCGCATTGAGGAAATTGATAATCCGCTTACCCGTCAGGTGCGTTATCTGGATAAACTGGTAGATGAACTGGCGAAAGGGAAGAAGCTGGAGAAGATTTTGAGGAGCTGA
- a CDS encoding M48 family metallopeptidase — MKNYRIILQLAMALMPIVTVAQTLFHSHGTLPAPLTGKPDERAKKMVEERKMESSLLDESETAFIYLTEYSFANFVNSGKLTVGDSVSNYAGRILDRLLAKDPKLRKKITVYTLRSTEVNAFMMANGALLLSTGLLAHIENEAQLAFILSHEIVHFRERHNLQGFRNRQRAESRYFDPMAGVLRFTRELELEADEEGVKIFRNAGYALHEGYSALKMLEHHNWSFGQIPMYPSFFEHGDYRFPSYYTLDKIAEVEKDDVERDESRSTHPGLDKRLRVIAPLLGDTSMRTPLWLVSENSFRIVQQFCRREVINLYLEERNYPEAIYGAYILLQQDSKDQFAREVIGKSLYNLAIYYSESEFYTLPDVFIYESHPLFNNNNDEPDYVMQGPEEVHGECQRLVHFFHQLYPFEWAVLALDWNWKLNEESQFNDQTNQRCLNLMEVLKAWHYLKPEYFSKKAFSPTDEMQRDVFDGFRRPKDMTNTRLPKFYPKKIREEIYNENRGRTYYSLAELQETMERMEKEIKSSIREKKEATLYDPALLVLYKGPYPSDSTKRDSVYFYYRYAFVDYMKASNKFLLTFEDVRETPRENPYDDLDITARSQRGLYGPEGLGLSRVAVMEPQAYWLNENTNTGETQYDGDKSGKMFTAQERSLFNAAKTMGVTLVYMNPEKMNSSDTALYTTYCMLKTWLSERSELGGNSLITNTAYPGLGDSIATRLGTPYVMSSFCTTKKVKGKGTYTRNTTLIYDLRTGEMVMLHQNIDRGSAKENRLLNFFNNGFRAMKRPKDR; from the coding sequence ATGAAAAACTACCGGATCATTTTGCAACTGGCAATGGCACTCATGCCGATTGTAACAGTCGCCCAAACCCTCTTCCACTCGCATGGCACCCTGCCCGCCCCGCTTACCGGCAAGCCCGACGAGCGTGCAAAGAAAATGGTGGAAGAACGCAAAATGGAAAGCAGTCTGCTTGACGAGAGCGAAACGGCTTTCATTTACCTCACCGAATACTCGTTTGCCAATTTTGTAAACTCCGGCAAACTTACCGTGGGCGATTCGGTGAGCAACTATGCCGGGCGCATTCTCGACCGCCTGCTGGCGAAAGACCCGAAGCTGCGGAAGAAAATTACTGTGTACACCCTGCGCTCGACCGAGGTGAATGCGTTTATGATGGCCAACGGCGCCCTGCTGCTGAGCACCGGACTACTTGCGCATATCGAAAACGAGGCGCAGCTGGCGTTCATTCTCTCGCACGAAATTGTACACTTCCGCGAACGCCACAACCTGCAAGGCTTTCGCAACCGCCAGCGTGCGGAGAGCCGCTACTTCGACCCCATGGCCGGTGTGCTGCGCTTTACGCGCGAACTTGAACTGGAGGCCGACGAGGAAGGCGTGAAAATTTTCCGCAATGCCGGCTATGCCCTGCACGAAGGCTACTCGGCGCTGAAAATGCTGGAACATCACAACTGGTCGTTCGGACAGATTCCGATGTACCCGAGCTTTTTTGAACACGGCGATTACCGCTTCCCGTCGTATTACACACTCGACAAAATTGCCGAAGTGGAAAAAGACGATGTGGAACGCGACGAATCGCGCAGCACGCACCCGGGTCTCGATAAACGCCTGCGCGTAATTGCACCGCTGCTTGGCGATACATCCATGCGCACGCCGCTTTGGCTGGTGTCGGAAAACAGTTTCCGCATTGTGCAGCAATTCTGCCGCCGTGAAGTGATTAACCTTTACCTCGAAGAGCGCAACTACCCCGAGGCCATTTACGGCGCATATATCCTGCTTCAGCAAGACAGTAAGGATCAGTTTGCGCGTGAGGTTATTGGCAAATCGCTCTACAACCTCGCCATCTATTACAGCGAATCAGAGTTTTACACCTTGCCCGATGTATTTATCTACGAATCACATCCGCTGTTTAACAACAACAACGATGAGCCTGATTATGTAATGCAGGGCCCGGAAGAAGTACACGGCGAATGCCAGCGGCTGGTCCATTTTTTCCACCAGCTTTATCCGTTTGAATGGGCAGTACTGGCGCTCGACTGGAACTGGAAACTGAATGAAGAAAGTCAGTTTAACGATCAAACCAACCAACGCTGCCTCAACCTGATGGAAGTACTCAAAGCCTGGCATTATCTGAAGCCGGAGTATTTCAGCAAAAAAGCATTTTCGCCCACAGATGAAATGCAGCGCGATGTGTTTGACGGATTCCGCAGGCCAAAAGACATGACCAACACGCGCCTGCCGAAATTCTATCCCAAAAAAATACGCGAAGAAATTTATAACGAAAATCGCGGGCGCACTTATTACAGTCTGGCCGAACTGCAGGAAACTATGGAACGTATGGAAAAAGAAATTAAATCGTCTATACGCGAGAAGAAAGAAGCAACGCTATACGACCCTGCCCTGCTGGTGTTGTACAAAGGCCCCTATCCTTCTGATTCCACGAAACGCGATTCGGTTTATTTCTACTACCGCTATGCGTTTGTTGATTACATGAAGGCCAGCAATAAATTCCTGCTTACGTTTGAAGATGTGCGGGAAACTCCCCGCGAAAACCCTTACGATGATCTCGACATCACGGCTCGCAGTCAGCGCGGATTGTATGGCCCCGAAGGGCTTGGCCTCTCACGCGTAGCGGTGATGGAGCCGCAGGCATACTGGCTGAATGAAAATACAAACACCGGCGAAACACAATACGACGGCGATAAAAGCGGCAAAATGTTTACCGCGCAGGAACGATCGCTCTTCAATGCGGCGAAAACGATGGGGGTAACTTTGGTGTATATGAATCCGGAGAAAATGAACAGTTCCGACACTGCGCTTTACACCACCTACTGCATGCTGAAAACCTGGCTGAGCGAGCGCAGCGAGCTCGGCGGAAACTCACTCATTACCAATACCGCCTATCCCGGTCTGGGCGACAGCATTGCCACGCGGCTTGGTACACCGTATGTAATGAGTAGTTTTTGCACTACCAAAAAAGTAAAAGGCAAAGGCACCTACACCCGGAATACGACCCTGATCTACGACCTGCGTACCGGGGAAATGGTCATGCTCCATCAGAATATTGATCGTGGTTCAGCGAAAGAAAACCGGCTGCTGAACTTTTTCAACAACGGCTTCAGAGCCATGAAACGTCCGAAAGACCGCTAA